A window of the Cannabis sativa cultivar Pink pepper isolate KNU-18-1 chromosome X, ASM2916894v1, whole genome shotgun sequence genome harbors these coding sequences:
- the LOC115702793 gene encoding thaumatin-like protein 1 isoform X1: MIWSMSTFLHMSLFSSYSLLFLLIVSKGVSGATFTFINKCDFTVWPGILASAGSPKLDSTGFELSKGTSRLFQAPTGWSGRFWGRTGCTFDNSGQGSCITGDCGSGQAECNGAGATPPATLAEFTLGSGSQDFYDVSLVDGYNLPMVVEGSGGSGTCASTGCVSDLNRSCPTELKVDGGGACKSACEAFGLDEYCCSGAYNTPAACKPSMYSEIFKSACPRSYSYAYDDATSTFTCSGADYTITFCPNLPSLKSPITTGSGTSLAGSEPGSTGSVTGSGSGPIQEASLASSWLANMATGDSIKTQNSLAFESSLVLVMGLILSFLHL, encoded by the exons ATGATTTGGTCAATGTCTACATTCCTTCACATGAGTCTCTTCTCATCTTactctcttctttttcttctcataGTTTCCAAAG gGGTTTCAGGAGCTACATTCACATTCATAAACAAGTGTGATTTCACAGTCTGGCCGGGAATTCTCGCCAGTGCCGGAAGTCCCAAACTCGACAGCACCGGATTCGAGCTCTCAAAAGGTACATCTCGTTTATTCCAAGCTCCAACGGGTTGGTCCGGTCGATTCTGGGGTAGAACCGGTTGCACCTTCGACAATTCAGGTCAAGGCTCGTGTATAACCGGAGACTGCGGTTCCGGTCAGGCGGAATGCAACGGTGCGGG agcaACTCCTCCGGCGACTCTAGCAGAGTTCACACTGGGGTCTGGTTCACAAGATTTCTACGACGTGAGCTTAGTTGATGGTTATAATCTTCCTATGGTGGTTGAAGGGAGTGGTGGATCGGGTACGTGCGCGTCCACGGGGTGTGTATCTGACCTCAATCGTAGTTGTCCCACGGAGCTTAAGGTGGATGGTGGTGGAGCGTGTAAAAGCGCGTGTGAGGCGTTTGGGTTGGATGAGTATTGTTGTAGTGGCGCGTATAATACACCGGCGGCTTGTAAGCCGAGTATGTATTCGGAGATATTTAAGTCGGCTTGTCCAAGATCGTATAGCTACGCTTATGATGATGCCACGAGTACTTTTACTTGTTCTGGTGCTGATTATACTATTACATTTTGCCCTAATCTTCCAAG TTTAAAATCTCCAATTACAACAGGGAGTGGCACAAGTTTAGCTGGATCAGAACCCGGGTCTACGGGTTCGGTAACCGGGTCGGGTTCTGGACCAATACAAGAGGCTTCATTGGCTAGTTCATGGCTAGCAAATATGGCAACTGGGGATTCAATCAAAACCCAAAATAGTTTAGCTTTTGAGTCTTCATTGGTTTTGGTCATGGGCTTGATTCTCTCATTTTTGCACTTGtga
- the LOC115702793 gene encoding thaumatin-like protein 1 isoform X2 has translation MIWSMSTFLHMSLFSSYSLLFLLIVSKGVSGATFTFINKCDFTVWPGILASAGSPKLDSTGFELSKGTSRLFQAPTGWSGRFWGRTGCTFDNSGQGSCITGDCGSGQAECNGAGATPPATLAEFTLGSGSQDFYDVSLVDGYNLPMVVEGSGGSGTCASTGCVSDLNRSCPTELKVDGGGACKSACEAFGLDEYCCSGAYNTPAACKPSMYSEIFKSACPRSYSYAYDDATSTFTCSGADYTITFCPNLPREWHKFSWIRTRVYGFGNRVGFWTNTRGFIG, from the exons ATGATTTGGTCAATGTCTACATTCCTTCACATGAGTCTCTTCTCATCTTactctcttctttttcttctcataGTTTCCAAAG gGGTTTCAGGAGCTACATTCACATTCATAAACAAGTGTGATTTCACAGTCTGGCCGGGAATTCTCGCCAGTGCCGGAAGTCCCAAACTCGACAGCACCGGATTCGAGCTCTCAAAAGGTACATCTCGTTTATTCCAAGCTCCAACGGGTTGGTCCGGTCGATTCTGGGGTAGAACCGGTTGCACCTTCGACAATTCAGGTCAAGGCTCGTGTATAACCGGAGACTGCGGTTCCGGTCAGGCGGAATGCAACGGTGCGGG agcaACTCCTCCGGCGACTCTAGCAGAGTTCACACTGGGGTCTGGTTCACAAGATTTCTACGACGTGAGCTTAGTTGATGGTTATAATCTTCCTATGGTGGTTGAAGGGAGTGGTGGATCGGGTACGTGCGCGTCCACGGGGTGTGTATCTGACCTCAATCGTAGTTGTCCCACGGAGCTTAAGGTGGATGGTGGTGGAGCGTGTAAAAGCGCGTGTGAGGCGTTTGGGTTGGATGAGTATTGTTGTAGTGGCGCGTATAATACACCGGCGGCTTGTAAGCCGAGTATGTATTCGGAGATATTTAAGTCGGCTTGTCCAAGATCGTATAGCTACGCTTATGATGATGCCACGAGTACTTTTACTTGTTCTGGTGCTGATTATACTATTACATTTTGCCCTAATCTTCCAAG GGAGTGGCACAAGTTTAGCTGGATCAGAACCCGGGTCTACGGGTTCGGTAACCGGGTCGGGTTCTGGACCAATACAAGAGGCTTCATTGGCTAG
- the LOC115702776 gene encoding thaumatin-like protein 1: MASLHQFLLFSLIIPFFHFLQGVNSATFTITNECSYTIWPGILSGAGTSPLSTTGFSLQPGESNSLQVPISWSGRLWGRTLCSTDPTTSKFSCVTGDCGSSTVECSGAGAIPPATLAEFTLNGAGGLDFYDVSLVDGYNLPMKVAPVVGEGTGGNCTTTGCLVDLNPGCPAELKVSSASVESVACKSACEAFGDPQFCCSGAYATPDTCKPSSYSLFFKNACPKAYSYAYDDGTSTFTCANANYVITFCPSPTTSVKSSNGKYPEAAEVSASSRKTTPYLIGFGVLGASWGFRQLFI; encoded by the exons atggcTTCTCTTCATCAATTTCTCCTCTTCTCTCTAATCATTCCCTTCTTCCATTTCCTTCAAG GTGTTAATTCAGCTACATTCACAATAACAAACGAATGCAGTTACACAATTTGGCCGGGAATTTTATCCGGTGCCGGAACTTCACCACTTTCCACCACCGGATTTTCTCTCCAACCGGGAGAATCAAACTCTCTCCAAGTACCAATTTCTTGGTCAGGTCGATTATGGGGTCGAACCCTTTGCTCCACAGACCCAACAACATCCAAATTTTCCTGCGTCACAGGCGATTGTGGCTCCTCCACCGTCGAATGCAGCGGTGCCGGAGCTATTCCTCCGGCGACTCTAGCTGAATTCACACTCAACGGAGCCGGAGGATTGGATTTCTACGATGTTAGCCTTGTTGACGGTTATAACCTCCCCATGAAGGTTGCTCCGGTGGTCGGTGAAGGTACCGGCGGGAACTGTACTACGACGGGTTGTTTGGTGGATTTGAATCCAGGGTGTCCGGCGGAATTGAAGGTTTCGTCGGCGAGTGTAGAGAGCGTGGCGTGTAAAAGCGCGTGTGAGGCTTTTGGGGACCCACAGTTTTGTTGTAGTGGGGCCTACGCTACTCCTGACACGTGTAAACCTAGCTCTTATTCTCTATTCTTTAAAAATGCGTGTCCAAAAGCTTATAGCTACGCTTATGACGATGGAACCAGTACCTTCACATGTGCCAACGCCAATTACGTAATTACCTTTTGCCCTTCGCCAACTACAAG TGTAAAGTCTTCTAACGGGAAGTATCCCGAGGCAGCCGAAGTATCGGCCAGTTCTCGCAAAACGACACCGTATCTCATTGGATTTGGCGTTTTAGGGGCAAGTTGGGGATTTCGGCAACTATTCATTTAA